A genomic region of Lysinibacillus sp. 2017 contains the following coding sequences:
- a CDS encoding DUF4184 family protein — MPLTFAHPAVVLPFSRNSSYINFSALVLGSMAPDFEYFLKGKPSAEIGHTYIGFITFNLPIVIIVYFLYKWFIHEVLNANLPTILQIPAVHKKHSPKFVSWFVFLYSALFGMFTHVAWDSFTHAGGRIVRSFSLFTYQFSIFGVTIPLYKLFQHGSTLVGICTIFLYMFFNARKNKRKNSVYPLKKWRYWMQIAVLSFILFSLWIVLDRVSIHAYGILVVRMIDSALISLLIVSLFETYKQVPNVVRKSSH, encoded by the coding sequence ATGCCACTTACATTCGCCCATCCAGCTGTAGTATTACCCTTTTCTCGAAACAGTAGCTATATCAATTTTTCAGCATTAGTGCTTGGAAGTATGGCGCCTGATTTCGAATATTTTTTGAAAGGCAAGCCCTCTGCAGAAATTGGCCATACGTATATAGGCTTTATTACATTTAATTTACCCATCGTTATCATCGTATATTTTTTATATAAATGGTTTATCCATGAAGTATTAAATGCTAATTTGCCTACGATTTTACAAATACCAGCTGTACATAAAAAGCATTCTCCGAAGTTTGTAAGCTGGTTCGTGTTTTTATATAGTGCTTTATTTGGCATGTTCACGCATGTTGCCTGGGATTCGTTTACGCATGCCGGTGGAAGGATAGTCCGTAGCTTTTCTTTATTTACGTACCAATTTTCTATTTTTGGAGTTACGATACCACTGTATAAGCTGTTCCAGCATGGAAGTACCTTAGTTGGAATTTGTACGATTTTTTTGTACATGTTCTTTAATGCTAGAAAAAACAAACGAAAAAATAGTGTGTATCCCTTGAAAAAATGGCGCTATTGGATGCAAATTGCGGTTTTGTCGTTCATATTGTTTAGCTTGTGGATTGTGCTTGATAGGGTTTCGATTCATGCTTACGGTATACTTGTCGTGCGGATGATTGATAGTGCTCTTATTAGTTTGTTGATTGTTTCACTATTTGAAACGTATAAACAAGTTCCTAATGTCGTTCGTAAAAGTAGTCATTAA
- a CDS encoding SH3 domain-containing protein, whose amino-acid sequence MKPLISVIAISALSLSINLDKNVLANDIANTCEYDSVSKVNPDYSTMNCLLTETALSYDVPPEIVKAIAEGESGNWRHFDENGEAIVTADNGIGIMQITNQASYDQDRLKSDIVYNIQAGVETLDDMFKRKDLPSINGGERDVLEHWYFAIMAYNGTKPLNSPIVQATGEKNSKAYQEKILGIIKKLELLDVKELTFSSEDFQYDSNSRENIKFSEMNYDFSLPLTKSKYFFETNQKVSVTTKNFRARPTTGGVPMGTLREGEIVTITGPFKYDEVSTKKNHFVWYPVKRDDGTEGYVASSYLNYSASTPTPTTSVAPSPDYSAYTKKFADFSTTDWWKDDMIWAIDRGLISGYGNVWNAKTKKYETQLQPNTQLTEAHFLTIFFRFAQKDELASVKNTSSWNKSGLYNMANKYNMPVLASEASTTSKGLADKGIRRGKLAQLMASYYKGHIVSENEAIQFFVDNGITTATSVAAYNPNQILTRSQISAFIQRYESFVSNQK is encoded by the coding sequence TTGAAACCATTGATTAGTGTTATTGCCATTAGTGCCCTCTCTCTATCTATAAATTTAGATAAAAATGTATTAGCTAATGATATTGCAAATACATGTGAGTATGATTCGGTATCGAAGGTAAACCCTGATTATTCCACAATGAACTGTTTGTTAACCGAAACAGCACTGAGTTATGATGTTCCTCCTGAAATTGTGAAGGCAATAGCGGAGGGGGAAAGTGGAAATTGGCGCCATTTCGATGAGAATGGTGAAGCGATTGTGACAGCTGATAATGGAATTGGGATTATGCAGATTACAAATCAAGCTAGCTACGATCAAGATAGACTAAAAAGCGATATTGTCTATAATATTCAAGCTGGAGTAGAGACTCTAGATGATATGTTTAAGCGGAAGGATTTGCCTAGCATCAACGGTGGGGAAAGAGATGTATTGGAACATTGGTACTTCGCTATTATGGCTTATAATGGAACTAAGCCTTTAAATAGCCCAATTGTCCAAGCAACGGGTGAAAAAAATAGTAAAGCCTATCAAGAGAAAATCCTCGGAATCATTAAGAAATTAGAATTATTAGACGTAAAAGAGCTGACTTTTTCAAGCGAAGATTTTCAATATGACTCTAACAGCAGGGAAAATATTAAATTTTCAGAAATGAACTATGATTTTAGTTTACCATTAACAAAATCAAAGTATTTTTTTGAAACAAATCAAAAAGTTAGTGTAACAACTAAAAATTTTAGGGCAAGACCTACTACGGGTGGTGTGCCTATGGGTACTTTACGTGAAGGTGAAATTGTTACCATTACGGGTCCTTTTAAATATGACGAGGTATCAACGAAGAAAAACCACTTTGTTTGGTATCCTGTGAAAAGAGATGACGGGACAGAGGGGTATGTAGCATCTAGTTATTTAAACTACTCAGCTTCAACACCAACACCAACAACTTCAGTTGCCCCTTCACCGGACTACTCTGCTTACACTAAAAAGTTTGCAGACTTCAGCACTACAGATTGGTGGAAAGATGATATGATTTGGGCGATCGACCGAGGTTTAATTAGTGGTTACGGTAACGTATGGAACGCAAAAACAAAGAAATACGAAACACAGTTACAACCGAACACACAATTAACAGAAGCTCACTTCCTAACAATCTTCTTCCGTTTCGCTCAAAAAGATGAATTAGCAAGTGTAAAAAACACATCATCTTGGAATAAAAGTGGTTTATACAACATGGCTAATAAATACAATATGCCTGTACTAGCAAGTGAAGCATCTACAACTTCTAAAGGTCTAGCGGATAAAGGTATTAGACGAGGTAAATTAGCGCAACTGATGGCATCTTACTACAAAGGACATATAGTAAGCGAGAATGAAGCTATTCAATTTTTCGTGGATAATGGGATTACTACAGCAACATCAGTCGCTGCTTATAACCCTAATCAAATTTTAACTCGTTCTCAAATCTCTGCGTTTATTCAAAGATATGAATCATTTGTATCGAATCAAAAATAA
- a CDS encoding Ku protein produces MHTVWKGSISFGLVNIPVKLHAATENKDVKLRQLHKECHTPISYKKVCEGCQREVKEEDIVKAFEYSKNKFVVLDEEDLENLRKEAEDKAVEIIDFVKLEEIDPIYFEKTYYLSPDATGAKAYVLLRKTLEESGKIGVAKITIRAKEQLAVIRVYKNTLVMEVIHFPDEVRSVGDVPNIPSIETVVQRELETALMLVEQLTTAFDPTKYTDEYRTALMQLIEDKKAEGTITANEKQPLPDNVTDLMSALQASLEKTKKKPTARKRTSRTKKNA; encoded by the coding sequence ATGCATACTGTTTGGAAAGGAAGCATTAGTTTTGGTTTAGTTAACATTCCTGTAAAGCTTCATGCTGCTACTGAAAACAAAGATGTTAAACTAAGGCAACTTCATAAAGAATGTCATACACCGATTAGCTACAAAAAAGTATGTGAAGGTTGTCAAAGAGAAGTGAAAGAGGAGGACATTGTCAAAGCCTTTGAATACAGCAAAAATAAATTTGTAGTATTAGATGAGGAGGATTTAGAAAATTTACGGAAAGAAGCGGAAGATAAAGCCGTTGAAATTATTGATTTTGTGAAGTTAGAAGAAATTGATCCCATTTATTTTGAAAAGACATACTATTTATCCCCTGATGCTACAGGTGCAAAAGCATATGTATTACTACGTAAAACTTTAGAGGAATCAGGTAAAATTGGCGTTGCGAAAATAACTATAAGAGCTAAAGAACAATTAGCTGTTATCCGTGTTTATAAGAATACTTTGGTAATGGAGGTTATTCATTTTCCTGATGAGGTAAGAAGTGTTGGTGATGTGCCAAACATTCCGAGTATTGAAACTGTTGTCCAAAGAGAACTTGAAACAGCTTTAATGTTAGTTGAACAATTAACGACTGCGTTCGATCCTACAAAATATACGGACGAGTATCGTACAGCTCTTATGCAATTAATTGAGGATAAAAAAGCAGAAGGTACTATAACAGCAAACGAAAAACAACCACTCCCTGACAATGTAACCGACCTCATGTCTGCCCTTCAAGCATCGTTGGAGAAAACGAAGAAGAAACCAACTGCAAGAAAGCGCACATCCAGAACAAAGAAAAACGCCTAA
- a CDS encoding DNA ligase D, producing MKPMLLTDSSEVPAGNGWLYETKYDGFRCILTWEKGEKTPILKSRNDNLLDQKFPEIIRFCEGIYNDIEPYLPLVLDGELVYLTNDFQGNFSIVQKRGRMQNSQNIESHAESFPCHYIVFDILKIKGLTKTDSHLVTRKQVLTELFGALSLPKGVNYKDSKRLQAIDVFEDSALLWQKIKTYNGEGIIAKKRTSQWLDGTRSKNWLKIKNWKYVDVILIRLDLSNGFFDAVVYKGDVQIEVVTFKHGLKEEEKKTLIKMFEQYGTLRNDGVWEIPASICVSVACIDFDGSKLREPKFHAFKFNVKPSECNWQQMQRQLNPIPECVFVTHPDKPVFPTIGIKKDDYLLYLQIVAPYMLPFLQKRRLTVIRYPHGAPGENFYQKNYQDNIPSFVTTHMADDNNYVLCNNLETLLWLGNQLAIEFHIPFQPIQTDKPTEIVFDLDPPSVEAFHLAVSAALNLKTILDHFGLQSFVKTSGGKGMQVYIPLPFNTFTYEETGVFTEFVCKFLVQQYPDWFTTERFKKNRGNRLYLDYVQHKEGKTIVAPYSARGNAKGLIATPLHWDEVNEQLSPDKFTIPKVIDRINNFGDLLRNFREVGENQDFKSVLNQISGVS from the coding sequence TTGAAACCGATGTTATTGACGGATTCATCTGAAGTTCCAGCTGGGAATGGATGGTTATACGAAACAAAGTATGATGGTTTTCGTTGTATTTTAACTTGGGAAAAGGGTGAAAAAACACCTATTCTGAAAAGCCGAAATGATAATTTACTTGACCAAAAGTTTCCCGAAATAATTCGATTTTGTGAAGGTATCTACAATGACATAGAACCCTATTTACCACTAGTGTTGGATGGGGAATTGGTTTATTTAACAAATGATTTTCAAGGGAACTTTTCAATCGTGCAGAAGCGGGGGAGAATGCAGAATAGCCAAAACATAGAATCTCATGCTGAATCTTTTCCGTGCCATTATATTGTTTTTGATATTTTAAAAATTAAAGGTTTGACAAAAACTGATAGCCATTTGGTTACCCGTAAGCAAGTATTAACTGAACTTTTTGGAGCACTAAGCCTTCCAAAAGGTGTGAATTACAAGGATTCAAAACGATTACAAGCCATCGATGTTTTTGAAGATAGCGCGTTACTCTGGCAAAAAATAAAAACTTACAACGGTGAGGGTATAATTGCAAAGAAGCGCACAAGTCAATGGCTGGATGGTACGAGGTCAAAAAATTGGTTGAAGATAAAAAATTGGAAATACGTTGATGTGATTTTAATAAGATTGGATCTATCCAATGGATTTTTTGATGCAGTAGTTTATAAAGGTGACGTACAAATAGAGGTAGTAACGTTTAAACATGGCTTAAAAGAAGAAGAAAAGAAAACGCTCATTAAGATGTTTGAACAATATGGCACTTTAAGAAATGATGGAGTGTGGGAAATTCCTGCTTCAATATGCGTATCGGTAGCCTGTATTGATTTTGATGGAAGTAAGTTAAGAGAACCAAAATTTCATGCGTTCAAGTTTAACGTTAAACCTAGCGAATGCAACTGGCAACAAATGCAACGGCAATTAAATCCAATACCTGAATGTGTTTTTGTTACACATCCTGATAAACCTGTCTTTCCAACTATCGGGATTAAGAAAGATGATTATTTATTGTACCTTCAAATAGTAGCTCCTTATATGTTGCCGTTTTTACAGAAGCGGCGATTAACCGTTATTCGGTATCCACATGGTGCACCAGGTGAAAATTTTTACCAAAAAAATTACCAAGACAATATTCCAAGCTTTGTGACTACTCATATGGCTGATGATAACAACTACGTATTATGTAATAACCTTGAAACACTGTTGTGGCTAGGAAATCAACTTGCGATAGAATTTCACATTCCGTTTCAACCAATTCAAACAGACAAACCGACTGAAATCGTGTTTGACTTAGATCCTCCATCTGTTGAAGCGTTTCATTTAGCCGTGAGTGCTGCGTTAAATTTAAAAACCATTTTAGATCATTTTGGGCTTCAATCATTCGTTAAAACATCAGGCGGAAAAGGGATGCAGGTTTATATTCCATTACCATTTAATACATTTACTTATGAAGAAACAGGTGTTTTTACGGAGTTTGTATGTAAATTTTTAGTTCAGCAGTATCCCGATTGGTTTACAACTGAACGGTTCAAGAAGAATAGAGGGAACAGATTGTATTTGGATTATGTACAACATAAAGAAGGTAAAACGATTGTTGCACCATATTCAGCAAGGGGAAATGCAAAAGGGTTAATAGCCACTCCATTACACTGGGATGAAGTTAACGAACAACTAAGTCCGGATAAGTTTACCATCCCGAAAGTAATAGATAGAATTAATAATTTTGGTGACCTGTTAAGAAACTTCAGAGAGGTCGGAGAAAACCAGGATTTTAAATCTGTTCTTAATCAAATAAGTGGTGTAAGTTAA
- a CDS encoding acyltransferase yields the protein MKRKLEEVQFARAFAMFAVLFVHFSSTGLVAMPAGSDMFYVYSSFNTIGKLGVPAFFFLSGLVLLYSYRNKEFNSESIKAFYVKRLKYIILPYISISIFYFVAKWFLNHDYTLVVAIKTFVHQLFTGKVYMHLYFMFVLIQFYLVFPFILYVFKKFNLKVLPALIGSILIQFTWYYLNRVYFGVESRGSYFLSYFSFFVTGAAIGFHYARLDEIWHNSKKLLSVLIVVTFLVSAILLIYSDISIKMNTLSNWLPPSDYRTLILDGFYTALGLTGGLMMIWLGKMVMAVNNPALSHFLNRLAIMSFGIYLFHPFFLFFARELLPGTTPLLFHSWQIITAIIVTAISWIFTHFVSKNKYGWLLIGK from the coding sequence ATGAAACGGAAATTAGAAGAAGTTCAGTTTGCACGTGCATTTGCCATGTTTGCGGTGCTATTCGTCCATTTTAGTTCAACAGGTCTTGTAGCAATGCCAGCTGGTTCTGACATGTTTTACGTTTATTCATCATTTAACACCATCGGAAAACTCGGTGTACCCGCATTCTTTTTCCTAAGTGGTCTTGTTCTGCTATACAGCTATCGCAACAAAGAATTTAATTCAGAATCGATTAAAGCCTTTTATGTGAAACGATTAAAGTATATTATTTTACCGTATATTTCAATTTCAATTTTCTATTTCGTAGCAAAATGGTTTCTTAACCATGATTACACTTTAGTCGTAGCGATTAAAACTTTTGTACATCAGTTATTTACAGGTAAAGTTTATATGCACCTTTACTTTATGTTTGTTCTGATCCAATTTTATCTTGTATTTCCCTTCATTTTATATGTGTTCAAAAAATTCAATTTGAAAGTCTTACCTGCGTTAATCGGTTCTATTCTCATCCAATTTACTTGGTATTACTTAAATAGAGTATATTTTGGCGTTGAATCACGTGGCTCCTACTTTTTATCGTATTTTTCATTCTTTGTCACAGGGGCTGCAATCGGCTTCCATTATGCACGCTTAGATGAAATTTGGCATAATTCAAAGAAACTACTATCGGTATTGATTGTTGTTACCTTTTTAGTTTCAGCAATTCTGCTCATTTATTCAGACATTTCGATTAAAATGAATACATTAAGCAACTGGTTACCACCTTCAGATTACCGAACGCTTATTTTAGACGGATTCTATACTGCCCTTGGTTTAACAGGTGGCTTAATGATGATTTGGCTCGGTAAAATGGTTATGGCCGTCAATAATCCTGCGTTAAGTCATTTCTTAAATCGATTGGCGATTATGTCATTTGGAATTTATTTATTCCACCCATTTTTCTTATTCTTTGCTCGAGAGCTATTACCAGGTACAACCCCGTTATTATTCCATTCATGGCAAATTATTACGGCGATTATCGTAACAGCAATTAGTTGGATTTTTACGCATTTTGTTAGTAAAAATAAATACGGTTGGTTATTAATCGGCAAATAA
- a CDS encoding S41 family peptidase: MDEQKKDGEQKEVTEQQVKPAGKYLRIKPFALIMLFFFTVLVTAGLTIFALTFGDQKAVEVKVPVERAEFKKLYEAYDALETKYYEDVNEEEIVYGAINGMFDALGDPYSDYMNKEEATSFNDSLSSSFQGIGAEIQERNGYIMIVSPIKNTPAEKAGLQPKDMVLAVDGKSVKGMSSSEAVLLIRGEKGKKVTLTIQRGEAEPMEVTLVRDDIPVETVYGDIDEFGIVHFQITSFSEDTAKELETQLAEYEKQGMKGIVLDVRQNPGGFLKAAIDISNLFVAEGKTIVQIQERDQDPQLVVAQGGKKYNLPITVLIDEGSASASEILAGALKESVGAKLIGLTSFGKGTMQEVMYMEDGANLKFTTGKWLTPDGNWINEKGIKPDVEVAYPDYASLPYIDPTQEYKSGDTNVVIESAERILEVLGYTPGEIDQTLDEQSVAALKQFQADNKLEANGILKGDTTYALLEKVNEKLKTDDPQIVKAKELLGVAK; this comes from the coding sequence ATGGATGAACAGAAAAAAGATGGGGAACAAAAAGAAGTAACAGAGCAACAAGTAAAACCGGCCGGAAAGTATTTACGTATTAAACCATTTGCGTTAATCATGTTATTTTTCTTCACAGTTTTAGTAACAGCTGGATTAACGATTTTTGCGTTAACATTTGGTGACCAAAAAGCAGTTGAAGTTAAAGTACCCGTTGAACGTGCAGAATTTAAAAAGCTATATGAAGCATATGATGCACTTGAAACTAAGTACTATGAAGATGTCAATGAAGAAGAAATTGTATACGGTGCCATTAATGGTATGTTTGATGCGTTAGGCGATCCTTATTCAGATTACATGAATAAAGAAGAAGCAACTTCATTCAATGATAGCCTTTCATCAAGTTTCCAAGGCATTGGTGCAGAAATTCAAGAACGTAACGGTTATATTATGATTGTTTCACCAATTAAAAACACTCCTGCCGAAAAAGCAGGTTTACAACCAAAAGATATGGTACTTGCAGTAGATGGCAAAAGTGTTAAAGGCATGAGTTCATCAGAAGCAGTTCTATTAATCCGCGGTGAAAAAGGTAAAAAAGTAACGTTAACGATTCAACGCGGTGAAGCAGAACCTATGGAAGTGACACTTGTTCGCGATGATATTCCAGTTGAAACGGTTTACGGTGATATCGATGAATTTGGAATTGTACATTTCCAAATTACTTCATTTAGTGAAGATACAGCAAAAGAGCTTGAAACGCAATTAGCTGAATACGAAAAACAAGGAATGAAGGGTATTGTACTTGATGTACGTCAAAACCCAGGTGGCTTCTTAAAAGCAGCGATTGATATTTCAAATTTATTCGTTGCAGAAGGTAAAACCATTGTTCAAATTCAAGAGCGTGACCAAGATCCACAGTTAGTCGTTGCACAAGGCGGCAAAAAATATAACTTACCAATTACAGTATTAATCGATGAGGGTAGTGCTTCTGCCTCTGAAATTTTAGCTGGAGCATTAAAAGAATCAGTTGGCGCTAAATTAATTGGTTTAACTTCATTTGGTAAAGGTACTATGCAAGAAGTGATGTACATGGAAGACGGTGCAAACTTAAAATTCACAACAGGTAAATGGTTAACACCTGATGGAAATTGGATTAATGAAAAAGGGATTAAGCCAGATGTAGAGGTCGCGTACCCTGATTATGCGTCATTACCTTATATTGATCCAACTCAGGAATATAAATCTGGTGATACCAATGTCGTAATCGAGTCAGCAGAGCGTATTTTAGAAGTTTTAGGCTATACGCCTGGCGAAATCGATCAAACATTGGATGAACAATCAGTGGCTGCGTTAAAACAATTCCAAGCGGATAATAAATTAGAAGCAAACGGTATTTTAAAAGGTGATACAACTTATGCATTACTTGAAAAAGTAAATGAAAAGCTTAAAACAGATGATCCACAAATTGTAAAAGCAAAAGAATTATTAGGTGTTGCAAAATAA
- a CDS encoding CobW family GTP-binding protein, with the protein MKDVYLFSGFLGSGKTSMLTDVIRQLKEQGIKPAVIMNELGKLPFDSQAVEDDVPLKEMLEGCICCSGAEKTEAQIQSLLFDQEFDVLIIETTGAAHPVEALDAVYSPIFADKLNIKGIVTVADSKLWLDRATLTPQVRSLFMEQIRHAHLLLANKMDLLTESEQAQVVYELQGFNANAFILQTTNGRVPLQLLQNMQSTARIAKEDIVSARIGKSFNLGSRLIEFSTSFTQDQFEDWVRELPETVYRMKGYVPIEGVKNPMLFQYAYGMVQWLPEFVKMPPNLVIIGENISEVHVIGEDQ; encoded by the coding sequence ATGAAAGATGTATATTTATTTAGTGGATTTTTAGGTAGTGGTAAAACATCTATGCTAACAGATGTTATTCGCCAATTAAAGGAACAAGGTATCAAACCAGCCGTCATCATGAACGAACTAGGCAAATTACCATTTGACTCCCAAGCAGTAGAAGATGATGTGCCATTAAAAGAAATGCTAGAAGGTTGCATTTGCTGTAGTGGTGCAGAAAAAACAGAAGCCCAAATTCAGTCATTATTATTTGATCAAGAGTTTGATGTGCTGATTATTGAAACTACTGGCGCGGCACACCCTGTAGAAGCATTAGATGCCGTGTATTCGCCAATTTTCGCGGACAAGTTAAACATTAAAGGGATTGTCACTGTGGCTGATAGTAAGCTCTGGCTTGACCGTGCAACATTAACACCGCAAGTACGTTCACTCTTTATGGAACAAATTCGTCATGCTCATTTACTACTTGCTAATAAAATGGATCTTTTAACGGAGTCGGAACAAGCACAAGTCGTGTATGAGTTACAGGGCTTTAATGCCAATGCGTTTATTTTGCAAACTACAAATGGTCGTGTACCGCTGCAGCTATTACAAAACATGCAATCGACAGCACGCATTGCAAAAGAGGATATCGTTTCAGCTCGTATCGGCAAAAGCTTTAACTTAGGTTCACGCTTAATTGAGTTCAGCACAAGCTTCACTCAAGATCAGTTTGAAGATTGGGTACGCGAACTACCAGAAACAGTCTATCGTATGAAGGGCTATGTGCCAATTGAAGGTGTAAAGAATCCAATGCTATTCCAATATGCATATGGAATGGTGCAATGGCTACCGGAATTTGTGAAAATGCCACCAAACTTAGTGATCATTGGTGAAAATATTAGCGAAGTTCATGTTATCGGAGAAGACCAGTAA
- a CDS encoding CAP domain-containing protein translates to MKKIFTTFCAGVLLVTLTPFAKAEAATNDKGIEQSVIYNNSFLNWNEMIKNVNVDSFKWTNKNDSVKVSNEEISKKETVQQQVKKQEVKTEQNEAKPVENKATTPEVTTKTEEQPKVETQVTETPKQEAPVVEQPKEEVKTNKTTTSSDIDVIEAKVVELTNAERAKNGLKALVMDQPLMAAAREKSQDMKNNNYFSHTSPTFGSPFDRMKALGIAYKSAGENIAKGQQTPEQVVEAWMNSEGHRANILDANYTHIGVGYVKDGHIWTQQFIKK, encoded by the coding sequence ATGAAAAAAATCTTTACAACATTTTGTGCAGGTGTACTTTTGGTAACATTAACACCATTTGCTAAGGCAGAGGCGGCAACTAATGATAAAGGAATTGAGCAATCCGTAATCTACAATAATTCATTTTTAAATTGGAATGAAATGATTAAAAATGTAAATGTGGATTCGTTTAAATGGACAAATAAAAATGATTCCGTGAAAGTAAGTAACGAGGAAATTTCAAAAAAAGAAACTGTTCAACAACAAGTAAAAAAACAAGAAGTTAAAACAGAACAAAACGAGGCTAAGCCCGTTGAAAATAAAGCAACAACACCAGAAGTAACAACAAAAACAGAAGAGCAACCAAAAGTAGAAACACAAGTTACAGAAACACCAAAACAAGAGGCACCAGTTGTGGAACAACCAAAAGAAGAAGTAAAAACAAATAAAACAACCACTTCAAGTGATATTGATGTTATTGAAGCGAAAGTGGTTGAGTTAACAAATGCAGAGCGTGCAAAAAACGGATTAAAAGCATTAGTGATGGATCAGCCTTTAATGGCAGCCGCAAGAGAAAAATCACAAGATATGAAGAATAATAATTATTTCTCACATACTTCTCCAACATTCGGTAGTCCGTTTGATCGCATGAAAGCGCTTGGGATAGCTTATAAATCAGCAGGTGAAAACATTGCCAAAGGTCAACAAACACCAGAACAAGTCGTTGAAGCTTGGATGAACTCTGAAGGGCACCGTGCCAATATTTTAGATGCAAACTATACACATATTGGTGTAGGATACGTTAAAGATGGTCATATTTGGACACAACAATTTATAAAAAAATAA
- a CDS encoding undecaprenyldiphospho-muramoylpentapeptide beta-N-acetylglucosaminyltransferase, translating to MNNKSIILTGGGTAGHVSLNEAIIPSLIEAGYTVHYIGSKDGIEKELIGNAFPDLPYHTISSGKLRRYFSMKNFSDPFKVLAGVGQALSIIKKVKPTVIFSKGGFVSVPVVVAAKLANIPVVVHESDVTPGLANKIALPFASHIFTVFKETLKHLPSDKSTNTGSIIRQQLFEGNKERGLAYCGFTDEKKVLLVMGGSLGSVVVNDALRENLPALLKEYQIIHLCGKGNADAKLTDLDGYKQFEYVTSELPDLLYAADLIVSRAGSNSIFEFLALHKPMLLIPLSAAKSRGDQILNARLFKNQGFAHVLDEDTMTKDAFLQAIGQLAVNAEDMIDRMFDVEQPKTPAEMVSLITQYEK from the coding sequence ATGAATAATAAATCAATTATTTTAACAGGTGGGGGTACGGCTGGTCACGTTTCGTTAAATGAAGCAATCATCCCATCATTAATCGAAGCAGGATACACTGTACATTATATCGGTTCTAAAGACGGAATTGAAAAAGAGTTAATAGGAAATGCTTTTCCTGATTTACCGTACCATACGATTTCAAGTGGAAAATTACGTCGCTATTTCTCTATGAAAAACTTTTCGGATCCATTCAAAGTGTTAGCGGGAGTTGGGCAGGCACTATCGATTATTAAAAAAGTAAAACCTACTGTTATTTTTTCAAAAGGTGGGTTCGTATCCGTGCCTGTTGTAGTGGCAGCAAAATTAGCGAACATCCCAGTCGTTGTCCATGAATCAGATGTAACACCAGGTTTAGCAAATAAAATTGCCTTGCCGTTTGCATCCCATATTTTCACTGTATTTAAGGAAACACTTAAGCATTTACCAAGTGACAAATCAACAAATACAGGATCTATCATTCGTCAACAGCTATTCGAAGGAAATAAAGAACGTGGATTAGCATACTGTGGATTTACTGATGAAAAGAAAGTGCTATTAGTAATGGGTGGTAGTTTAGGTTCAGTAGTTGTTAATGATGCATTACGTGAAAATTTACCAGCATTACTTAAAGAATATCAAATTATTCATTTATGTGGTAAAGGCAATGCCGATGCTAAATTAACGGATTTAGATGGATATAAGCAATTTGAATATGTTACATCCGAATTGCCAGATTTATTATATGCGGCAGATTTAATCGTTTCACGCGCGGGTTCAAATTCAATTTTTGAATTTTTAGCATTGCATAAACCAATGTTATTAATTCCGCTATCAGCTGCAAAAAGTCGTGGAGATCAAATATTAAATGCTCGTTTATTTAAAAATCAAGGCTTCGCACATGTTCTTGACGAAGATACGATGACAAAGGATGCTTTCTTACAAGCCATTGGACAATTAGCAGTTAATGCCGAGGATATGATTGACCGTATGTTTGACGTTGAACAACCAAAAACGCCAGCAGAAATGGTGTCATTAATTACACAATATGAAAAATAA